Below is a window of Yersinia kristensenii DNA.
TTTCTTTATAGTAAACCTTAAACCCTATTTGAGAAATTACACCCAAGACTATTGCAACAATCAAGAACCTTGTTGTAGTAGCTTGTATATGATTCGAAACTCGTTTCCCCAGGAAAATAGGTTTACAAGATATAATAATTAAATAGATCAACACAAATGGCGTTATAACAATGGATGCCAATGAGTACAATGTAAAAACAATCACATCAGGATAACTGAATAACATCCTAATTTCATCGAGAGATAAATACAGTACTGACACACAGATAGGAATAATTATAACTGAGATAAAGAAAAACGCAAAAATGCGTATTTTCAATGTAAGTTTAATCATTACCATTCCTCTCTTAATAAGTCAGAGATGGATTTTTTAATATATTTTTTCAATTCAGCCTGAGTAAACTCGACACCTTTCCTTAGCAAATTGGATACTTCCATTTCCAGAATATCGATAAAACCATCTTGAATTTCGGTCGCTTTCGTTACAATTTCTTGTTGCGCAGATTCAAATAGTTCAACGACTTTATCCGTTATACCGAATTTTTTATCTAATACTCCCAAAAGATATACCGCACCAAAACCCACAAGAACAGATAGTACAATAGGCATTGTCACTGAAGCTGTGAAGGCCATAATTACAGTACCAGTTCCCCCTGAAATTATTGATGATATCCCGATTTTAACAATATCGGTTGCTAAACTGCCGATAAATTTAGCTAAGGAGACTTCGTCATTAAGAATATAATCAAGCGTTCTGAAAGCCGCAGCCACATAGAATGTTAATCGGGCTCCCTGTACAATTGAATTATTCAAACCATATTTACCAATGCCTAAATCAACAACCTTGGGATTTTTAGCTGCGAATACCGGAGCATTAAGTACTTTACGGATTCCTGGATATCCGGTTAATTTAATTAACTCAGTGCCTTTATGATTGATATACATTGTCGCCTGAATACCCAAACCACCGAGATCAACAATAAGTTTTGATGTCGTGACCACATCCTTGATATTTGTTCCGTAGTTTACGACAACCTCACCTAATGGGCTTTGGGTAATATCAACCCAACCTTTTTGATATGTTCCCCAATCGGCTAGTACTTCATAGGCTTCTTCTGCCGTCAGGAACATAATGTCTTGGTTATTGTTGCGTAATAAATCACGGACTTTTAAATCGGGCAAATCCCTTGTATTACGCAGTACTGGATAATCAGGTACAAATTCGGAGGGGGGCTTGTCGCCAGTAAGATACGGCGGTAGATTGGCTTTTTTGGCTGACTGGGCGAATTGCTGTGGCTCAGTTACCGGCGACTCTACCACTGAGCGAGAAGTGGCGACTTGTTGCCCTCCTTGATAAGGGCCATGAGACGCCCATGTTTGTGAGGGAATAAAAAAAGCTTTGCACGGGCAGGTTGAACGGCTATATAGCGTACTGGCGACATAATGCCCATGTACTATCTCGCCCGGATGCCCTCCACCCACGCTGTAGCTGCCGGGGTGTTTCCCGCACGAGACTTTACTGCCATTCACAGCGACCGGGTTATTAGCAAATGTCCTCTCTGCCATCCCCTCATGTACTATCCCGCCACAGCTGGTTTTGTCACCTTTAACTATCCAGTAGCCAACTGACATTAAACTTATTCCTTGTTTTATATAACATCTCCATGGGCCGATTTTAGTCCTTTCGTGTTGATGAGTGTAATAATATTTGGATTAAGGGAAGATTTAATTTTTTTGGGTATATAACTCTAGCCTTCCCCGATCCTCTCCCCTCCCAATTAAGCACTTACCCCAGGATCCACGATTAATTCATAATGGGGATCAAAGTCGTAGCAACTTGCGTTATCATCGAAGTATCGAGTCAACATTGATTCTTGGCGATCTAAACCATCACCAGATAGTTGTTGTTCTGAACTAACACGCACATATAGGTAACATTTTTTCATGTTCGATGATGCTCAAAAAAGTTTGTATAAAGTATATGGTATCAAAAATTGTGACACCATAAAAAAGGCCCGTCGCTGGCTGGAAGAGCAAGGTATTCCCTATCAGTTTCACGATTATCGCGCGGATGGATTGAGTGACGAGCAGTTGCAAGGTTTTATCGATAAACTCGGTTGGGAGCCGTTGCTAAACACCCGCGGTACCACCTGGCGCAAACTGCCGCAGGCGCAGCGCGATGCCATCACTGATGCGCAATCGGCCAAATTACTGATGCTGGAACAGCCCGCTATCATCAAACGCCCGCTGCTGGAAGCCGCCAATGGCGAGATGCTATTGGGCTTCAAAATAGAAAGTTACCAACGATTTATTCAGCAACATCGGGGGCAACAAAATATGACCCATAACCAAAACGATATTGAGGTGCAATAACATGATCTGTCCGGTAATCGACCTGGCCCAACAATTGATTAAACGCCCGTCGCTCAGCCCAAATGATGCGGGCTGCCAGGAGATCATGATTCAGCGCTTAGAGGCTATCGGCTTTACTGTTGAGCCGATGAATTTTGGCGATACCCTTAATTTCTGGGCCTGGCGTGGCGAAGGTAAAACACTGGCGTTTGCCGGCCATACCGATGTGGTTCCTACCGGTGATGAAAGCCACTGGAGCAGCCCGCCGTTTGAACCGACCATTCGCGACGGCATGCTGTATGGCCGGGGTGCTGCCGACATGAAAGGTTCGCTGGCGGCCATGGTGGTTGCGGCCGAGCGCTTTGTTGCCGCACATCCGAATCATCAAGGCCGGTTGGCTTTTATGATTACCTCCGATGAAGAAGCCAAAGCCATTAATGGCACAGTTAAAGTGGTTAATGCTCTAATGGCGCGTCATGAACGGCTGGATTATTGTCTGGTGGGTGAACCCTCCAGCACCGACCACGTCGGAGATGTGGTGAAAAATGGCCGCCGCGGCTCGATCACCGCCAACTTGCATATCCACGGTGTTCAAGGGCACGTGGCTTATCCTCATCTGGCTGATAACCCAGTTCACCGCGCGATGCCCGCCCTGAATGAACTGGTTGCCACGCAATGGGATGAAGGCAATGAGTTTTTCCCAGCCACCAGTATGCAAATAGCCAATTTGCATGCCGGAACGGGCAGCAATAATGTGATCCCCGGTGAGTTCTATGTGCAGTTTAACTTCCGCTTCAGTACTGAACTGACTGATAGCATAATTAAGCAGCGGGTTGAAGCTTTGCTAGACCGCCATCAACTCAATTACACCCTCGAATGGGTGCTCTCCGGCCAACCATTCCTGACGCCCCGTGGCGCACTGGTGGATGCTGTGGTCAACGCCATCGAGCATTATACTGAAATCACACCACAGCTGTTGACCACCGGTGGCACCTCTGATGGTCGTTTTATTGCTTTAATGGGCGCGCAGGTGGTTGAGCTGGGGCCGGTCAATGCCACAATCCATAAAGTGAATGAATGCGTTCACGCCGCTGATTTACAACTGCTGAGCCGGATGTATCAGAGAATCATGGAGCAACTCATCGCATGACAGCCAATACATTGACACCACAGATGCTTACCGGGCGCTCAACGGAGCATTTAGTGGTGTTAACGGGCAATCACCGCTTGCAGCCAGCGGCTGTTGATGCCTTTCGGGCCATGCAACAGGCGGCTAAAGTGGCGGGTTTGGATTTACAGCCAGCCAGCACTTTTCGCGATTTTGACCGCCAATTGGCTATCTGGAATGGTAAATTTCGCGGCGAGCGGCCAGTATTAGATAAAGACAGCCAGCCGATAGACATTTCTCGGCTTGATGCCGCCGCCCGTTGCGAAGCTATTTTACACTGGTCTGCTCTCCCAGGGGCCAGCCGCCACCATTGGGCAGTGATTTAGATATTTACGATCCATCACTGTTACCCATGGGGGAAAAACTGCAACTGGAGCCGTGGGAGTATCAAGCGGGTGGGTATTTTTATCAGCTAACTCAATGGCTTGATGCGCACATGGCTGAATTTGGTTTTTACCGACCTTTTAGCACAGACACCGGCGGTGTTGCCGCAGAGCCTTGGCACCTAAGTTACCACCCTCTGGGCGGTAACGGCGCAGCATTTACTGACACCAGCAATCCTGCTGGAAGCTTGGCAATCACAAGATGTGGCGGGTAGTGAGTGGCTTTCCAGCCATTTACCCATGATTTTTTCACGATTTATAACTATACCCAATGAGTTTCAAGCGACAGAGGCTTGATACATGGCGGGTAAAGGAACTTAACATGCATTGGCTAGCTGATTACTGGTGGGTGGTTCTTATCATACTTGTCGGCATGATCTTAAATGGCATCAAAGAGTTACGCCGTCTTGATCATAAGAAGTTTTTGAGCAATAAGCCGGAGATCCCTCCCCACCGCGACAATAATGCGCAGTGGGATGACGACGACTGGCCGGATAAAGATAAGAAAAAATAAATGGGTGGGGGCAGCGCTCCCCCTGGTTTAATTTCCCGCAAGATCCTGACGCAAATGAGCAATAGCCCGCGCCAGCATTGGCTGATTAATGCCATGTCCGGTATTGGCATCCAGATCCAATGTCACAGCAGCCCCCAATGCCGTTAAGCACTGCGCGGCGGCGTTGGCCTGTTCTACCGGAATAACGCCATCCTGTTCCCCATGAATCAGATGAATGGCCACGTCAACAATAGCTTGCTGTGGCAAGGTGGCGAAACGCCCACTGAACCCGATGACCTGCCCAGCTAACTGCGGCTGAGCTTTCACCCCTTCCAATGACATAATCGTGCCCTGCGAGAACCCCACCAGTGTGGTTTGCCGTGCACCAAGACCGCTTTGTTGCTGCCAATAGCGCACAGTGGCAATAAATTCGGGCATCACTTCATCAATACGCCCTTGCCGCCCCTGCTCGGTGATCCCCTGCACAGAAAACCACTGCCGCCCACCGCCCATGCTGCTGGCAAAAGGCCCATTAATACTGATCACCTGCGCCTGAGGAAAAGCTTGCGCAAAATGGCTGCCGACCGGTGCCATCCCGGCAGCACTGTCGCCAACACCATGAAATAACAAAATTAATTGCTCTGGCTGCGCCGGTTGCTGCACCACAAATGTGTTTTTCATTCATAGAGGAGCCTTTAGTATCCAAATATTGATATGGTTAACTATAGGCCGCTGGTTTGAAAAGGATATTGGGTTTTATTGATGGAGTTGGTGCGGATAATTGAAAAGAGTGGCACTGTTCATCCCCACTCTTTGGAGGCCATGCCATCAAGGCGGGCCGGAGTAAACCTGGCCCTGTTTTTGTTATCAAACTATTTTTAATCAAACATATTTGTTATCGGTCATTGAGAGCAAAATTAACCCCCGCTGGCTGGCCAATTCGTCCAGTTGCCGACAAGCTACATACAGATGATAAAGTGTCGAGGCCGGCGAAGCACCGCCCAAGCGCTGGCCCGCGGCATCAATTTCATCACAATACAGCCCAGAGTCCTCCCCCTCGATAAAAGCGGCAAACATATTATCCACATGGCGGCTAATAATAGTGTCTGGGTTTTGCTCAGGAGAGTGGCGATAATTCACCACATCAGCCTTAATTCGCTCAGTCTGACACCATAAGCGGCTAGCGGCACGTAATGGCTGCCCGTGCCAAATTACTTCATTCATGACCGCGCCCGTGGCAGGGTTTTCACCATAAGTCTGGGCGAAAAGCTGCAATTCCTGCCGTAATTCATGGGTATCTATGCCCGAAAGCTTTTGATATTCATACAGTAACCATGTCCATTCGTGATGATGGCCGGGGTCGACTTGCTGCGAGACGGCCAAAGTGGGCTGCCAACCGCGAGCAAAAAACTCCACCAGACACCGCTGTTGCTGATTAAATAAATGTTGGGTAAATAAACCGAATAAATCGTGACATTCTTGCTCCCAGCGGGCATCGCCAGTTGCGTGCCACCAGTTGAGGCAAGCTTCAAACAGATGCATATTGGGGTTTTGGCTTAACCACGCGGGCTTGCGGGTATTCACCGCGTAACCGCCCTCTTCCAATGCCAGATGCACTTTCATCCAGTCATGGAGTGCTGTTGCACGCCGAAGAAACGCGGTGTCACCGGTGAGCTGATAAATTTCGCTGTAAGCCAGTAACGCAAATGCTTGTTCATAGGCGTTAATGTCATCAGCGCCCTCAACCGCCCCTAACGCAAAACACAATGCACCGCCCGGCTGCTGAAAATCGGTGAGTCCTTTCAGCGCGGCGGTTAGCACCTGCTCACGCCCGTCAATCCAACCGGTTCTGGTTGCATGGGCAAACACATACAACTGCCGGGTTTGTACCCGGCTGCGTATCACTGATGATCCTGCGGGTAAGGATTCGGCAAAACGGTTATCCGCCATGCCCTCATGTAAGAACCGTGGCAATGCTTCTGCCCGCATCCACTGACTGAATTTTTGCGCTGCATTTAGCATTATTGTGCTCCCGGTTGGCGCACATTGGCCACAATAATGCCGATCTGTTCACCCTGACAGGCAGTGACGCGGTATTGAGTGACCGATGCAGGAATCACCAAAGTTTCAGCATAATGAAGGGTATAGGGGGCAAAGGCACCATCCGGGCTATCAATAATGGCTTTCTGTCCTTCAATCAGGTTCAACATCTGGAAACCGTCGTGAGTGGCAATGGTTACGGCAGAACGTACCCCAATAACGGTGGGTATCGATAAACTCTAGCGCATGTAAACCGGTGGCGCTCACGGGTGTAATCGGCGTTTTCCTCT
It encodes the following:
- a CDS encoding AGE family epimerase/isomerase, with translation MLNAAQKFSQWMRAEALPRFLHEGMADNRFAESLPAGSSVIRSRVQTRQLYVFAHATRTGWIDGREQVLTAALKGLTDFQQPGGALCFALGAVEGADDINAYEQAFALLAYSEIYQLTGDTAFLRRATALHDWMKVHLALEEGGYAVNTRKPAWLSQNPNMHLFEACLNWWHATGDARWEQECHDLFGLFTQHLFNQQQRCLVEFFARGWQPTLAVSQQVDPGHHHEWTWLLYEYQKLSGIDTHELRQELQLFAQTYGENPATGAVMNEVIWHGQPLRAASRLWCQTERIKADVVNYRHSPEQNPDTIISRHVDNMFAAFIEGEDSGLYCDEIDAAGQRLGGASPASTLYHLYVACRQLDELASQRGLILLSMTDNKYV
- a CDS encoding PAAR domain-containing protein, producing MSVGYWIVKGDKTSCGGIVHEGMAERTFANNPVAVNGSKVSCGKHPGSYSVGGGHPGEIVHGHYVASTLYSRSTCPCKAFFIPSQTWASHGPYQGGQQVATSRSVVESPVTEPQQFAQSAKKANLPPYLTGDKPPSEFVPDYPVLRNTRDLPDLKVRDLLRNNNQDIMFLTAEEAYEVLADWGTYQKGWVDITQSPLGEVVVNYGTNIKDVVTTSKLIVDLGGLGIQATMYINHKGTELIKLTGYPGIRKVLNAPVFAAKNPKVVDLGIGKYGLNNSIVQGARLTFYVAAAFRTLDYILNDEVSLAKFIGSLATDIVKIGISSIISGGTGTVIMAFTASVTMPIVLSVLVGFGAVYLLGVLDKKFGITDKVVELFESAQQEIVTKATEIQDGFIDILEMEVSNLLRKGVEFTQAELKKYIKKSISDLLREEW
- a CDS encoding YpfN family protein, coding for MHWLADYWWVVLIILVGMILNGIKELRRLDHKKFLSNKPEIPPHRDNNAQWDDDDWPDKDKKK
- the ypfH gene encoding esterase codes for the protein MKNTFVVQQPAQPEQLILLFHGVGDSAAGMAPVGSHFAQAFPQAQVISINGPFASSMGGGRQWFSVQGITEQGRQGRIDEVMPEFIATVRYWQQQSGLGARQTTLVGFSQGTIMSLEGVKAQPQLAGQVIGFSGRFATLPQQAIVDVAIHLIHGEQDGVIPVEQANAAAQCLTALGAAVTLDLDANTGHGINQPMLARAIAHLRQDLAGN
- the dapE gene encoding succinyl-diaminopimelate desuccinylase, with amino-acid sequence MICPVIDLAQQLIKRPSLSPNDAGCQEIMIQRLEAIGFTVEPMNFGDTLNFWAWRGEGKTLAFAGHTDVVPTGDESHWSSPPFEPTIRDGMLYGRGAADMKGSLAAMVVAAERFVAAHPNHQGRLAFMITSDEEAKAINGTVKVVNALMARHERLDYCLVGEPSSTDHVGDVVKNGRRGSITANLHIHGVQGHVAYPHLADNPVHRAMPALNELVATQWDEGNEFFPATSMQIANLHAGTGSNNVIPGEFYVQFNFRFSTELTDSIIKQRVEALLDRHQLNYTLEWVLSGQPFLTPRGALVDAVVNAIEHYTEITPQLLTTGGTSDGRFIALMGAQVVELGPVNATIHKVNECVHAADLQLLSRMYQRIMEQLIA
- a CDS encoding ArsC family reductase, with amino-acid sequence MFDDAQKSLYKVYGIKNCDTIKKARRWLEEQGIPYQFHDYRADGLSDEQLQGFIDKLGWEPLLNTRGTTWRKLPQAQRDAITDAQSAKLLMLEQPAIIKRPLLEAANGEMLLGFKIESYQRFIQQHRGQQNMTHNQNDIEVQ